The Cryptococcus neoformans var. neoformans B-3501A chromosome 7, whole genome shotgun sequence genome window below encodes:
- a CDS encoding hypothetical protein (Match to EST gb|CF187339.1|CF187339): MGLFDYFLCCGPRKGKAPSSTSPTRENNPLLLPINREESIVSAEGPQGYGSTERLTDEQRVRIETIGRETGTYMLPIQSLPPRSRLSMSRTSTIPRSLSSGPSSRPSSPPLAQSGDKDQSSLLEETKTLGGDEKDGDVVRKTLFANGTPMNLGARKTSGGGKGRGKAKSKSKK; the protein is encoded by the exons ATGGGCCTGTTCGACTATTTCCTCTGCTGCGGTCCCCGTAAAGGCAAAGCTCCCAGCTCCACTTCGCCC ACCCGCGAGAACAATCCTTTATTACTGCCTATAAACCGCGAAGAATCTATCGTATCTGCTGAAGGTCCTCAGGGATATGGCTCGACTGAACGGTTGACAGACGAGCAACGTGTCAGGATCGAGACGATAGGACGTGAAACGGGAAC ATATATGTTGCCTATTCAGTCATTACCGCCTCGATCTCGCCTCTCCATGTCGCGCACGTCTACCATTCCGCGATCCCTGTCTTCAGGACCTTCCTCACGACCGTCTTCACCACCTCTCGCTCAGTCCGGAGATAAAGATCAGTCGTCTCTATTGGAAGAGACAAAGACACTAGGAGgggatgagaaggatggggatgtAGTGCGGAAAACATTGTTTGCCAACGGCACGCCGATGAACCTTGGAGCGAGGAAAACAAGCGGAGGTGGAAAAGGCCGGGGAAAAGCGAAAAGCAAGAGCAAAAAGTAA
- a CDS encoding hypothetical protein (HMMPfam hit to HSF_DNA-bind, HSF-type DNA-binding, score: 95.6, E(): 1.2e-25; HMMPfam hit to Response_reg, Response regulator receiver domain, score: 85.6, E(): 1.3e-22) has translation MSRVPSGSQQPQYTQQPLYHPSSVHSQSTPIQQTHQQYHPHTGQPMTFQGDAHAYSYDRQSQINTWQANPGAAGSMEYHSAVAGSSRGADPYQPYSQSHRSSPSQSVTASRTQPASAQQYTPWAPVQTSATTPSSRGGGVKLEDLMSSDSRAGGKNQPLSGIPLSVSASFDTRSQFSAGPQGASAEKEKDKERDKATQQQGPSEFIKKLYKMLEEEQAQYGNSRTKKGEKGKRGSVGWGANGTSFVVWDMNDFTTKILPQTFRHSNFSSFVRQLNKYGFSKIKHVDAGTGSIKENIWEFQHPNFQAGGKSDLESIKRKPVAPKKANNQEGDENSPRHIGLSNEDQTRMHLMEDRINMLEDALAKSRSEADEARMREMAMMGLVRDMIGHIAASESEAIGSPAATTGHSPRVLHLLKSLDNLARAYPPEMYHSNIARQPTTMPYTPAQPQSHQSFLNAAYNPAFSGNSVGGAAQAQASPHTDGTGSRGSFSGPSTGEIKPPASSSRLRAASNAGAAPSGSVNASVPLASQPTGNPPAGPVARAEDPAEDVIEIPNQMQDMYGGESVGIAPLFVETPAWLTEGTTVPLTMYRKQSDGQVLKAVYQAFAAGGKLPAGEGQDEDGNAIASGSSTSAAEIMAGSSQMGLQQSYGAGSSTSTGIPLPMEGSPSSESSSRKGKGKKSRGTSLKEQRESKLKPHWAQTPRILVVEDDIVYRTLSKKFLQKFGCETETVENAQGAVDKMNGTKYDLVLMDIFFGPNMDGRKATSLIRQFNNYTPIISMTSNAQPQDVDSYYQSGMNDILAKPFTKNHLFTILDKHLVHLRHAQLYERLIPLGVGVPPLSDQHVQEALAVSAANLQNTNGQLQLENGPTAETQNEQQDSNGELELGIRNPLAGSGWSDEAYQLVLAQFLQTGVMPDITTISAVSSSPNPNGIDGTIGTSIVFGESSGFSRKRSIEAISDDNWDGQAQTSASVQAQAQAQAQAQAQAQAQAQAQAQAQAQAQTQAQVQNTIMQGDQQQGMSLQMPMNVGMGMEVNMGNMPESGMMNQDISNGSDGREAKRARGMAG, from the exons ATGTCCCGTGTGCCTTCAGGCTCTCAGCAGCCACAGTACACACAGCAGCCGCTCTATCACCCATCCTCCGTCCACTCTCAATCGACACCCATACAACAAACTCATCAGCAATATCATCCTCATACAGGCCAGCCAATGACCTTCCAAGGCGATGCTCACGCGTACTCCTACGACAGGCAGTCTCAGATAAATACATGGCAAGCAAATCCAGGTGCGGCCGGTAGTATGGAATACCACAGTGCCGTTGCTGGTTCTTCGCGTGGAGCCGACCCGTACCAGCCTTATTCCCAGTCTCATCGCTCTTCACCATCCCAATCTGTGACGGCAAGTCGAACACAACCTGCCTCAGCTCAACAATACACCCCTTGGGCACCTGTGCAGACGAGTGCAACAACGCCATCCAGCCGAGGAGGTGGGGTTAAGCTGGAAGATTTGATGAGTAGCGACTCGCGTGCTGGTGGGAAAAATCAGCCTTTATCGGGTATCCCTCTCAGCGTCTCCGCATCTTTTGATACACGATCACAATTTAGTGCAGGTCCTCAGGGTGCCAGCgcagaaaaggaaaaagacaagGAAAGGGACAAGGCGACCCAGCAACAAGGGCCTTCAGAATTCATCAAAAAACTATATAAGatgctggaagaagaacaggcGCAATACGGAAATAGTCGGacaaagaagggagaaaagggaaagagaggttCAGTGGGTTGGGGAGCAAATGGGACGAGCTTTGTGGTATGGGATATGAACGACTTCACTACGAAAATCCT GCCGCAGACCTTCAGACATTCCAATTTCTCTAGTTTTGTGCGACAGTTGAATAAATATGGCTTTTCCAAG ATAAAGCACGTCGATGCTGGAACGGGTTCCATCAAGGAAAAT ATTTGGGAGTTTCAACATCCGAATTTCCAGGCTGGCGGTAAATCCGATCTTGAGAGTATCAAA CGCAAACCCGTGGCGCCCAAGAAGGCGAACaaccaagaaggagatgaaaatTCTCCTCGTCATATTGGTCTGAGCAATGAAGATCAGACCCGTATGCACTTGATGGAAGACAGGATCAATATGCTAGAGGATGCACTCGCGAAATCTAGGTCGGAAGCTGACGAGGCTAGAATGCGTGAGATGGCGATGATGGGTTTGGTAAGAGATATGATTGGTCATATCGCCGCCAGCGAAAGCG AAGCGATAGGATCACCGGCAGCTACGACCGGCCATTCCCCTCGGGTGCTGCATCTTCTCAAATCCCTAGACAACCTCGCGAGAGCTTACCCGCCCGAAATGTACCACAGCAACATTGCTCGACAACCAACGACGATGCCTTACACCCCCGCCCAACCTCAAAGTCACCAGTCCTTTCTGAATGCTGCATACAACCCAGCTTTCAGCGGTAACAGTGTCGGCGGCGCGGCTCAAGCACAAGCATCTCCTCATACAGATGGTACAGGAAGTCGAGGGAGCTTTAGCGGGCCAAGCACAGGCGAGATCAAGCCTCctgcatcttcttcccgcCTTCGAGCGGCTTCTAACGCCGGCGCCGCTCCGTCTGGTAGCGTAAACGCTTCTGTGCCTCTGGCGAGCCAGCCCACTGGCAACCCGCCTGCGGGTCCTGTCGCACGCGCTGAAGATCCTGCCGAAGATGTCATCGAGATCCCTAACCAGATGCAAGACATGTACGGCGGCGAGTCTGTCGGCATCGCTCCCCTTTTTGTAGAGACACCTGCTTGGTTGACCGAAGGCACGACGGTTCCTCTCACGATGTACAGAAAACAAAGTGATGGACAAGTCTTGAAAGCTGTTTACCAAGCGTTTGCAGCTGGGGGAAAATTACCTGCTGGCGAAGGGcaagacgaggatggaaaTGCGATCGCGTCAGGATCCAGTACGAGCGCGGCTGAAATCATGGCAGGCTCAAGCCAGATGGGTCTTCAGCAATCTTACGGCGCTGGTTCAAGTACCTCCACTGGtattcctcttcccatgGAAGGTTCACCATCTAGCGAGAGCAGTTCCcgcaagggcaagggcaagaagtCTCGCGGAACAAGTCTTAAAGAACAACGTGAATCCAAGCTCAAGCCGCATTGGGCCCAGACGCCCAGAATTCTTGTCGTTGAGGACGATATTGTTTACCGAACGCTATCGAAGAAGTTTTTGCAGAAGTTTGGCTGTGAGACGGAGACAGTAGAGAATGCGCAGGGTGCGGTGGATAAAATGAACGGGACAAAATATGATTTGGTGTTGATGGACATTTTCTTTGGGCCTAATATGGATGG ACGAAAAGCTACCTCCTTGATTCGACAGTTCAATAACTATACCCCTATTATTTCTATGACTTCCAATGCTCAACCCC AGGACGTGGATTCTTACTATCAATCGGGTATGAACGACATCCTCGCAAAACCCTTTACCAAAAACCACCTTTTCACTATCCTCGACAAGCACCTTGTCCACCTTCGACATGCTCAACTTTACGAGCGACTTATCCCCCTCGGTGTCGGTGTCCCTCCTTTATCTGATCAGCATGTCCAGGAGGCCTTGGCTGTCAGCGCCGCGAATTTACAAAACACCAATGGCCAGTTGCAGCTGGAGAACGGGCCAACAGCGGAAACGCAGAATGAGCAGCAAGATTCAAACGGAGAGCTGGAGCTAGGGATTAGGAACCCATTGGCGGGAAGCGGTTGGAGTGATGAAGCATATCAACTTGTATTAGCT CAATTCCTCCAAACTGGAGTGATGCCTGATATCACGACCATCTCTGCAGTGTCGTCCTCTCCTAATCCCAATGGCATCGACGGCACGATCGGTACCAGCATCGTCTTTGGAGAATCTTCTGGTTTCAGCCGTAAACGATCTATTGAAGCCATCAGTGATGACAACTGGGACGGTCAAGCTCAAACATCCGCTTCTgttcaagctcaagctcaagctcaagcgCAGGCTCAGGCTCAGGCTCAGGCTCAAGCGCAAGCGCAAGCGCAGGCTCAGGCTCAGGCTCAAACTCAAGCCCAGGTTCAGAACACGATCATGCAAGGTGATCAGCAGCAGGGCATGTCATTACAGATGCCAATGAATGTGGGGATGGGTATGGAAGTGAATATGGGCAACATGCCGGAGTCTGGTATGATGAACCAAGATATAAGTAATGGCTCTGATGGCAGAGAGGCCAAGCGAGCTCGAGGAATGGCGGGATAG
- a CDS encoding hypothetical protein (HMMPfam hit to Glyco_hydro_18, Glycosyl hydrolases family 18, score: 364.0, E(): 1.9e-106), whose amino-acid sequence MHIEDEKTIRCVGVLAGNGLGPQIGKRRLLRFSCTAAQQSFTSLYICHLDPFLMAHSPKPAQYPSANKKPTLFKPSLAFLAVLLLAAIAFLFTQIDFAFPSHPWKTVGKLLKGGELEMNNPKRTVGYFISRGIYDRKFFPQNIPSQHLTHINYAFGNVKKDSGEVVLSDSWADVEIHYDGDSWDEPGTNLYGCFKAIYLMKKQNRNLKVLLSIGGWSFSPNFAGIVHPKWRSTFVQSAVKLVEDVGLDGLDIDYEYPKTPRDAEAYVALLRELRQGLEQLAQSKGKPQGQYQLTIAAPCGWEQMQVLRVKEMDQVLDFWNLMAYDFAGSWDSVAGHQANLYSDKPDGQSVDRSVRFYLEAGVHPTKLVVGLPVYGRSFANTKGIGSPFSGTGEGSWEAGMWDYKALPQPGAQEINDHRLGASYSYDPAKRFLISYDTQAIAHQKASYIAYHGLGGAMWWELDSDKPEETGQALVRTVRDALGQLEWRENELDYPGSKYDNLRRRME is encoded by the exons ATGCACatagaagatgaaaagaccATTCGTTGCGTTGGCGTTCTGGCCGGAAATGGTTTGGGGCCCCAGATCGGCAAACGTCGTCTCTTGCGCTTCTCGTGCACCGCTGCCCAACAATCGTTCACTTCGTTATACATCTGCCATCTTGACCCTTTTCTTATGGCTCACTCCCCAAAACCAGCCCAGTATCCGTCCGCGAACAAGAAACCTACATTATTCAAGCCGAGTCTCGCTTTCCTAGCTGTCCTCCTTCTAGCTGCTAtcgctttcctcttcacaCAGATTGATTTCGCATTCCCGTCGCATCCCTGGAAGACTGTTGGAAAGCTACTGAAAGGCGGCGAACTAGAAATGAACAATCCTAAGCGTACTGTCGGATACTTT ATCTCCAGGGGTATTTACGATCGCAAATTTTTCCCTCAAAATATCCCTAGCCAACACCTCACTCATATTAATTATGCCTTTGGAaatgtgaagaaggatagcGGTGAAGTCGTATTGAGTGACTCTTGGGCTGACGTCGAA ATCCACTACGATGGTGATTCGTGGGATGAGCCTGGTACCAACCTCTATGGCTGCTTCAAGGCTATCTATCTTATGAAGAAACAGAATCG CAACTTGAAGGTGCTGCTCTCCATTGGTGGATGGTCCTTCTCCCCT AATTTTGCCGGTATCGTACACCCCAAATGGCGATCAACGTTCGTACAATCTGCTGTCAAGCTCGTGGAGGATGTCGGTCTGGATGG TCTCGAT ATTGATTACGAATACCCCAAGACTCCGCGGGACGCCGAAGCCTATGTCGCTCTGCTTCGCGAACTTCGACAGGGACTTGAGCAACTCGCTCAAAGTAAGGGCAAGCCTCAGGGGCAGTATCAGCTTACTATCGCTGCTCCTTGTGGCTGGGAGCAGATGCAAGTCTTGAGagtgaaagagatggacCAG GTGTTGGATTTCTGGAATTTGATGGCATACGAT TTTGCGGGTTCGTGGGACTCTGTGGCAGGTCACCAAGCCAACCTTTACTCCGACAAGCCTGACGGACAGTCTGTTGATCGATCGGTGCGATTCTACCTTGAGGCTGGTGTGCATCCTACCAAGCTCGTCGTTG GATTGCCCGTCTATGGACGTTCTTTCGCTAACACCAAAGGAATCGGTTCGCCTTTCTCAGGTACCGGAGAAGGGTCATGGGAGGCAGGTATGTGGGACTATAAAGCCCTGCCTCAGCCCGGTGCCCAAGAAATCAATGACCACCGTCTGGGTGCTTCATACAGCTACGATCC GGCAAAGCGTTTCCTCATTTCCTATGATACCCAAGCAATCGCCCATCAGAAAGCTTCATACATTGCTTATCACGGCCTGGGCGGCGCAATGTGGTGGGAGCTGGACTCTGACAAGCCTGAAGAAACAGGACAGGCGTTGGTGAGGACTGTGAGAGACGCGCTGGGTCAACTAGAATGGAGGGAGAATGAGCTGGATTATCCTGGTAGCA AGTACGATaatttgaggagaaggatggagtAA
- a CDS encoding hypothetical protein (HMMPfam hit to PHD, PHD-finger, score: 57.0, E(): 5e-14), giving the protein MSEAGENREEDSGAKLQTSELEQNDLGHEERESKRRKLDNGEESAEQIVSRQASPVPNPPQEGEPRSATEQPPAKALTPSVPSPKQSSAKPDIIAAPEPAEVLNVLPAATIGPINGTENEPSGQPLNVSVCSPPSTMVKDEDIEIVDGTVPEFAPAPVRDENEMIKKEDVSTPAAADSPATEKDDVSSAKGKTKSALVTKSQASKGKKAPAKKGKAKTKVEELKGSKERSASVSVSASHLYFRSSTESSTQESRDSTPPVSTDQSQFTSPSGAPIDSNAVYCICRRPDTDDDDGLMVGCESCDGWFHASCVGLDEEMVELLDVYICKSCERTQRTIYKQVCKRDGCRKSVAGSSSKFCSSQCAFRYSQAMLGAITNKTAIKQLSKALTSFPRPKLGVTVEHHVPAKSETSIFSVYDDTQTQLLTLQKRQEGAQKAMERIQKRQALLRNAVDRCEQLPPIAATETEESQQKGKKRKAGRPADDRPCGWEASLIAEDEEVEELVKGEGDEMEVVEGEREVCMLPRRRCDRHQGWQKTVAVSLDLELATLTRTYESLQENQRLIEEANQALKISEEAREMFLAKKQAVKRK; this is encoded by the exons ATGTCCGAAGCTGGCGAAAAcagagaggaggatagcGGGGCCAAGCTACAGACGTCCGAGCTGGAACAAAATGACTTGGGCCACGAAGAACGGGAAAGTAAGAGGAGAAAATTGGACAACGGAGAGGAATCAGCAGAACAAATTGTTTCACGACAAGCCTCACCAGTGCCAAATCCTCCACAGGAGGGAGAACCACGTTCTGCTACAGAACAGCCACCAGCAAAAGCCCTCACTCCATCTGTGCCCTCCCCAAAACAATCATCCGCGAAACCTGATATCATCGCCGCACCCGAGCCGGCTGAGGTGCTCAACGTCCTTCCCGCTGCTACCATAGGGCCCATCAACGGTACGGAGAACGAACCTTCAGGACAGCCACTCAATGTCTCCGTTTGttcccctccttccacgatggtgaaggatgaggatatAGAGATTGTGGATGGAACAGTTCCCGAGTTTGCACCTGCGCCTGTTAGAGACGAAAACGAAATGAtaaaaaaggaagatgtaTCTACTCCTGCTGCGGCCGACTCACCGGCTACAgaaaaggatgatgttTCATCGGCCAAGGGGAAAACAAAATCCGCTCTTGTGACAAAATCCCAAGCTagcaaggggaagaaggcacCTGCAAAGAAGGGCAAAGCAAAGACAaag GTGGAAGAATTAAAAGGGAGCAAGGAACGTTCTGCAAGTGTTTCCGTTAGTGCCTCACATCTTTATTTCAGGTCATCTACTGAAAGTTCAACCCAGGAATCACGCGATTCGACTCCTCCTGTGTCGACCGATCAAAGCCAATTTACCTCCCCTTCCGGAGCTCCCATAGACTCCAACGCTGTCTATTGTATTTGTCGCAGACCAGATaccgacgacgacgacggtCTGATGGTCGGGTGTGAGAGCTGTGATGGGTGGTTCCATGCGTCTTGCGTGGGCCtggatgaggagatggtggagcTGCTGGATGTTTATATCTGTAAGAGCTGTGAACGAA CTCAAAGGACGATATATAAGCAGGTTTGTAAAAGAGACGGGTGTAGGAAATCTGTTGCTGGATCGAGCTCCAA GTTTTGCTCTTCACAATGTGCATTTAGATATTCGCAAGCTATGCTAGGCGCGATCACCAACAAAACCGCAATCAAGCAGTTGAGCAAAGCTCTCACATCTTTTCCTCGGCCCAAACTCGGAGTGACCGTGGAACATCACGTTCCGGCAAAGTCAGAaacctcaatcttctcagTGTACGATGACACTCAAACTCAGCTTTTAACTCTCCAAAAACGACAGGAAGGTGCACAAAAGGCCATGGAACGCATACAAAAGCGTCAAGCCCTTTTGCGAAACGCGGTGGACAGATGCGAACAATTACCGCCCATCGCAGCGACTGAAACTGAAGAGTCGCAACAAAAAGGCAAGAAACGTAAAGCCGGGCGACCGGCAGACGACAGACCGTGTGGGTGGGAAGCTAGCCTGATCGccgaggacgaagaagtggaagaattAGTCaagggggaaggagatgaaatggaagtggttgaaggagaaagagaggtgTGCATGCTtccaagaaggaggtgtGACCGGCATCAGGGATGGCAGAAGACTGTCGCTGTATCTCTGGATCTCGAATTGGCCACTTTG ACGCGCACGTATGAAAGCCTGCAGGAGAATCAGCGATTGATAGAAGAGGCCAATCAAGCCTTGAAAATATCCGAAGAGGCTCG AGAAATGTTTTTGGCGAAAAAACAGGCTGTGAAGCGCAAATAG
- a CDS encoding hypothetical protein (HMMPfam hit to adh_short, short chain dehydrogenase, score: 130.9, E(): 3e-36): protein MSPVIILTGASRGLGLAVLRILLAKHNARVATLSRSLTPELQGAVDEYGADRVLPVQGDVSKPEDNARVVKEAVDKWGQLDGLVLNAGSIDPVDKIGNVQLDALIPYVQTNLLSTIYLLQPALPHLRKSKGRVVLVSSGASSTGYQAWGLYSMAKAGMNSLARTVASEEKENGVAIWSVRPGMVNTDMQSFLRTHGPAEMSPTDMAKFQSAYEKGELLAPEQPGSVLAGMAVNGPIELSGEYINWADERLKAFQA, encoded by the exons ATGTCCCcagtcatcatcctcacaGGCGCATCGAGAGGCCTCGGTCTAGCTGTCCTCCGCATCCTCCTCGCGAAGCACAACGCTCGAGTTGCCACGCTCTCGCGCTCCCTGACCCCGGAGCTTCAGGGCGCTGTGGACGAGTATGGCGCCGACAGGGTGCTGCCCGTGCAGGGCGACGTAAGCAAGCCCGAGGATAATGCCCGGGTTGTCAAAGAGGCCGTCGACAAGTGGGGCCAGCTCGACGGTCTGGTGCTCAATGCAGGTAGCATCGACCCGGTCG ACAAGATTGGGAACGTCCAGCTGGATGCTCTTATTCCATACGTCCAGACTAACCTGCTTTCAACCATctatcttcttcagcctgcccttcctcaccttcGCAAGTCCAAGGGCAGGGTGGTCCTCGTGTCCTCCGGAGCTTCCTCTACTGGCTACCAGGCTTGGGGTTTGTACTCTATGGCCAAGGCTGGTATGAACAGCTTGGCCAGAACGGTAGCTagtgaggaaaaggagaatggTGTTGCCATCTGGTCTGTCAGGCCAGGTATGGTTAAC ACTGAT ATGCAATCCTTCCTTCGAACTCATGGCCCTGCTGAGATGAGCCCTACCGACATGGCCAAGTTCCAAAGCGCCTATGAGAAGGGTGAACTCTTGGCCCCCGAGCA ACCTGGCTCTGTTCTCGCCGGCATGGCTGTGAATGGTCCCATCGAGCTCAGTGGAGAGTACATCAACTGGGCCGATGAGAGGCTCAAGGCTTTCCAAGCGTAA
- a CDS encoding hypothetical protein (HMMPfam hit to DUF28, Domain of unknown function DUF28, score: 197.7, E(): 2.3e-56) has translation MSFFRPVVSSASFTSSPSRHVAPRAVRQCRCLSTTSITLSGHNRWSKIRHRKGAADQQRGALFAKLSREIMVSMRPPASADPALNSRLATALQRAKEQGLTKQGIENAMSRARAVAEGSGQNVMYEAVASGGKVAFMIECVTQNSARLVKRVKELLSKNGARISPVSFLFEKKGSITLTPNDEEAGYEHLFDLAVEAGAEDVKEIEGEDGSVEFEVITTPSDLSSITSTLQSHPAYSLQSSDLVFLPNDPLKVLEQGEDGEGITEETMESVMRLVDILEEENEVVKVWTNLDE, from the exons atgtccttcttccgcccGGTGGTCTCTTCGGCGTCTTTCACCTCCAGTCCCTCCCGCCATGTCGCTCCCAGAGCAGTCCGGCAGTGCCGCTGCCTCTCCACTACTTCCATCACGCTTTCAGGCCACAACAGGTGGTCCAAGATCAGACATCGCAAAGGTGCTGCCGATCAGCAGCGGGGTGCCCTCTTTGCAAAGCTCAGTAGA GAAATAATGGTCTCAATGCGTCCACCTGCATCTGCAGACCCTGCGCTCAACTCGAGATTAGCTACTGCTTTACAACGCGCCAAAGAACAAGGCCTGACAAAACAAGGAATTGAGAATGCCATGTCTAGA GCAAGAGCAGTGGCAGAAGGGTCAGGACAAAATGTCATGTACGAAGCTGTAGCTTCAGGAGGCAAAGTTGCTTTCATGAT CGAATGCGTTACCCAAAATTCCGCTCGACTCGTCAAACGTGTCAAGGAGTTACTTTCCAAGAACGGAGCTCGTATTTCCCCAGTATCATTTTTATTCGAGAAAAAGGGATCCATCACTCTTACGCCtaatgatgaagaagcaggatACGAGCATTTGTTCGACCTTGCAGTCGAGGCCGGGGCTGAGGATGTCAAAGAAATagagggtgaagatggaagcGTCGAGTTTGAG GTTATCACCACTCCATCAGACCTTTCATCTATAACATCAACTCTTCAATCACACCCCGCCTATTCTTTACAATCATCCGACCTCGTGTTTCTCCCGAATGATCCATTAAAAGTCCTCGAACAAGGTGAAGACGGCGAGGGTATAACGGAAGAGACGATGGAAAGCGTGATGAGACTGGTGGATAtcttggaggaggagaatgaagtGGTCAAGGTCTGGACAAATTTGGACGAATAA
- a CDS encoding hypothetical protein (HMMPfam hit to GATA, GATA zinc finger, score: 48.9, E(): 1.4e-11), whose protein sequence is MREMSASSSSSQSSGIPGIPRVGAVRCYWALLKPRYDPNPDPGITVPQLELEFVHFDPILDAHLSKQKGSMMARSVLEFIHPHEREQARKDLLGAISADDLQGSVTRVRFARLSQIRTLLGCPPEENEIPADADAIVEDNEYIILDLVLNWVATGLLLAFFHPIKDKDPVANNDPKRANEEWSNWCGTKFMGDDQIGALCRNVTYNIPIAPSTHRPPARVFQLHLLPPDHMTYAPTQLIFSWPPARPAGVPAGPDGLYDASEYCDMMKHVDMDPSQLKAGPGELRTNCTTRYGAHHLVTTEGLHRTVASVFIPYGRLIFACFQTIKAYELPRNQNNYATQANDWRKGHTHQSVGGKMDPAATEHSSNAPNCHTEAQNQLQHALAQRHSQSEAAQPQHSAIDWSTDSSLLRTRQGSGNDDWDSSVAYELGNLGMAVHEPGSQAVSNMSQHQEHQADGSHAASSGATYSTNAPSSSFYSPSEYGNPLYSAVSSQTQSSTSVSSAAQMASIQSSSSTSSATGQRPIHSQSLKGSIARAVQSGAPPQSSGKSSTRPLVRPPGDVEACVMCGTKESPEWRKNTNGVKDLCNACGLRMARQVAKRDGKQKPRKKREQGNTPSRGESVTKDSYGISGKM, encoded by the exons ATGCGAGAGATGTCTGCTTCGTCTAGTTCATCGCAGTCAAGCGGGATCCCTGGCATACCA AGAGTGGGGGCAGTACGCTGTTACTGGGCCCTGCTCAAGCCCCGCTACGATCCTAATCCTGACCCCGGCATCACCGTACCGCAGCTGGAGCTCGAATTTGTCCATTTCGACCCCATCCTGGACGCTCACCTCTCGAAACAGAAAGGCTCAATGATGGCCAGGAGTGTATTGGAGTTTATACACCCCCATGAACGAGAAC AGGCGAGGAAGGACCTGCTGGGTGCGATCAGTGCAGACGACTTGCAAGGGAGCGTGACTCGTGTGCGATTTGCGAGATTGTCTCAGATTAGGACCCTCCTTGGATGCCCTCCAGAGGAAAACGAGATTCCGGCGGATGCAGACGCCATCGTCGAGGATAACGAATATATAATATTGGATCTCGTACTCAACTGG GTCGCGACGGGCCTCTTGCtggccttcttccatcccatcaAAGACAAAGATCCAGTCGCCAACAACGACCCTAAACGAGCCAACGAGGAGTGGTCAAATTGGTGTGGTACCAAGTTCATGGGTGATGAT CAAATCGGGGCCCTCTGTCGCAACGTCACTTACAACATTCCTATTGCACCCAGCACCCACCGTCCACCAGCTCGAGTCTTTCAGCTGCACCTGCTTCCTCCTGACCACATGACTTACGCGCCTACCCAGTTGATATTTTCCTGGCCACCTGCACGTCCTGCTGGTGTTCCAGCTGGTCCAGATGGCCTTTATGACGCTTCAGAATACTGTGATATGATGAAGCATGTCGACATGGATCCTTCTCAGCTCAAAGCCGGTCCTGGGGAACTACGCACAAATTGCACAACGCGATATGgtgctcatcatcttgtgACAACTGAAGGTCTCCATCGAACAGTGGCAAGTGTCTTTATTCCCTACGGCAGGTTGATCTTTGCATGCTTTCAGACGATAAAAGCGTATGAATTGCCGAGAAATCAGAACAACTATGCTACGCAGGCCAACGATTGGAGAAAAGGTCATACCCACCAATCTGTCGGAGGTAAAATGGATCCTGCCGCAACCGAGCACTCATCAAACGCCCCTAACTGTCATACTGAGGCGCAAAATCAGTTGCAGCACGCGTTGGCTCAAAGGCATTCACAGTCAGAAGCCGCGCAACCGCAACACTCGGCCATTGACTGGTCGACAGACTCAAGTCTTTTGCGCACCAGGCAAGGCAGCGGCAATGACGATTGGGATAGTAGTGTCGCGTATGAGCTAGGCAATCTCGGTATGGCAGTGCATGAGCCTGGGTCACAGGCTGTTTCTAACATGAGTCAACATCAAGAGCATCAAGCAGACGGGTCTCATGCGGCATCGTCTGGGGCTACGTATTCTACAAACGccccctcatcatccttctaCTCCCCTTCAGAGTATGGCAATCCCCTCTATTCTGCCGTTTCTTCACAGACTCAGTCATCTACATCAGTATCTTCAGCTGCTCAAATGGCTTCTAttcaatcatcttcctcaacatcttccGCTACTGGCCAGCGACCTATTCATTCCCAATCTTTGAAGGGATCTATAGCTCGCGCCGTACAGAGCGGTGCACCACCTCAGTCTTCTGGAAAAAGTAGCACGAGGCCTCTTGTAAGGCCACCAGGAGATGTTGAGGCCTGCGTGATGTGCGGCACGAAAGAATCGCCTGAATGGAGGAAAAACACAAACGGCGTGAAGGATCTGTGTAATGC ATGCGGTCTGCGAATGGCAAGGCAGGTTGCGAAGCGTGACGGAAAACAGAaaccgaggaagaagcgcGAACAGGGAAACACGCCGTCCAGGGGGGAGAGTGTGACCAAGGATAGTTATGGGATATCTGGGAAGATGTAA